The DNA window GTCCTTCTTGACCTATTTCATCGGTACCAAGCTGTTCGGCGGAGAGGCCAACATGGGCGAGATGCTCAGAGTAATCGGGTTTGCCTACGCACCTCAGCTTCTCGGCATCGTACCGTGCCTGGGCAGCATTGTTGGGTTGATCTGGTCACTGGCCGCTGCCTTCATCGGAATCAGGCAAGGACTCGATGTGAGTAACGGCAAGACGGCGCTTACGATCGCCGTCGGGTTGATCGTTTACATCGGAATCGCTTTCGCGATGTCACTGCTCTTTGGTGGACTAGGCGGAGCCAGCAACCCGCTAGAGGGATTCACCGCCTGAGGCCAGTGGCGCCGGCCGAATAAGCTGTTCATTTCCGGCCCTCTTCACGCTTTTGTTCCAGCCGACCACTGCGGCGAGAGCCATCAGCGCAACGAAGAAGCTTACGGCTGACTGAATAGCCGCGATTTTCCACTGGGTGTCGACGACCATGTCAATCACGATGGTCTGACCGGCATCGCGCAGTACGTGCACGCTAAGCTGGTCACGCCCCTCGATCTCCTGCATCAGACTGTAGGGTAGTGACATCTTCTCCCGGGTGAGTAC is part of the Rhodothermales bacterium genome and encodes:
- a CDS encoding YIP1 family protein; its protein translation is MLDRIIGVFKLDPATFESIEHDESATRQAGMIVLAVAVLGGLGSLAAASFMEGSGVSGGFFSSVISTFVSWVVWSFLTYFIGTKLFGGEANMGEMLRVIGFAYAPQLLGIVPCLGSIVGLIWSLAAAFIGIRQGLDVSNGKTALTIAVGLIVYIGIAFAMSLLFGGLGGASNPLEGFTA